One stretch of Flavobacterium sp. 9 DNA includes these proteins:
- a CDS encoding Pycsar system effector family protein, whose product MNLIEQSEDFVSNLLKDKLSNLYSYHNFNHTLTVVNAVKELCKKEEVKGEDKELLLIAAWFHDTGYIEGYENHEQESVKIASAFLKEKEQSEEFIATVSSLILATVKEYIPKTHLEKIIKDADFAHLMGTEYATTCELLRIELKNTWNLNFTNAEWAKENLNFLMNKHRFYTDYAQKKWQPLKEKNLLMVQKKIEKQEKKEADKIEAENKKKDKIEKPDRGVDTLFRVTLGNHTRLSGIADSKANILLSVNAIIISIALSSIIPKLDSLKNAHLVIPTFIMLISSVTTIIFAILSTRPKVTTGVFTREDIEAKKINLLFFGNFYKMPLAEYDWAMNEMMKDRDYLYSTMIKDLYYLGLVLQRKYTLLRIAYNLFMMGLIITVIAFVIAFKSI is encoded by the coding sequence ATGAATCTAATAGAACAATCCGAAGACTTCGTCAGTAATTTACTCAAAGATAAACTTTCTAATCTATATTCTTATCATAATTTTAACCATACTTTAACAGTAGTAAATGCCGTAAAAGAACTGTGTAAAAAAGAAGAAGTTAAAGGAGAGGACAAAGAACTTCTTTTAATTGCCGCTTGGTTTCACGACACGGGTTACATAGAAGGTTACGAAAATCATGAACAGGAAAGTGTTAAAATTGCTTCGGCTTTTTTGAAAGAAAAAGAACAATCTGAAGAATTTATAGCAACTGTTTCCAGTTTAATTCTGGCAACGGTCAAGGAATATATCCCCAAAACTCATTTAGAAAAAATAATAAAAGATGCTGATTTCGCTCATTTAATGGGAACCGAATATGCAACAACTTGCGAATTATTACGAATCGAATTGAAAAACACCTGGAATTTAAATTTTACTAATGCAGAATGGGCAAAAGAAAATTTGAATTTCCTGATGAACAAACATCGATTTTATACGGATTATGCGCAAAAAAAATGGCAACCGTTAAAAGAGAAAAACCTTCTTATGGTTCAAAAGAAAATTGAAAAGCAAGAAAAGAAAGAAGCTGATAAAATAGAAGCTGAAAATAAAAAGAAAGATAAAATAGAAAAACCGGATCGTGGTGTTGACACTTTATTTCGTGTTACTTTAGGAAATCATACTCGCTTAAGCGGAATTGCCGATAGTAAAGCCAATATTTTATTGTCTGTAAATGCGATTATTATTTCGATTGCACTTTCATCTATTATCCCAAAATTAGACAGTCTGAAGAATGCGCATTTGGTGATTCCTACTTTTATAATGTTGATTTCTAGTGTTACAACAATAATATTTGCAATACTTTCTACAAGACCAAAAGTAACAACCGGAGTTTTTACAAGAGAAGATATCGAAGCTAAAAAGATAAATTTATTGTTTTTCGGGAATTTCTATAAAATGCCATTGGCAGAATACGATTGGGCAATGAACGAAATGATGAAAGATCGCGATTATTTGTACTCGACAATGATCAAAGATTTGTATTATCTGGGATTGGTTTTGCAGCGCAAGTATACTTTATTGCGAATTGCGTATAACCTTTTTATGATGGGATTAATTATTACCGTAATCGCTTTTGTAATCGCTTTCAAGTCGATATAA
- a CDS encoding metallophosphoesterase: MKLFLDNHFITKIKTCSIAIVVLLLVYSCATHKAQYGKNVSANQTENATDTIKIAHTFYLVGDAGNADEEQAQQTLELLHQKLKKSSKKATLLFLGDNIYPKGFPANDNASDKALAETKLKNQLKLTEGFKGKTIFIPGNHDWYNGIKGLERQADFVTKYLNDKKAFLPRKSCPIEDVKIDSTATLVTIDSEWFLEDWDNHPTINDNCDIKTREDFFTELESILNKNQEKTVVIAIHHPLMSNGSHGGQYSLEKQLFPLEQKIPLPVIGSFINLLRKTSGASPQDIQNKQYTIYAKRVKTLLQAQKNVIVVSGHDHNLQYVNKENIKQIISGAGSKSEAARAINPTEFSYGGNGYATLTLFKSGDAKVTFFGNENNKEKELFEHEIIKAKEFNWKPNPSNDFPPKITTSIYSEKMTQKSLVHKFLFGNHYRKYYSLPIEAKTATLDTLMGGLKPIREGGGHQSVSLRMSDPKGREYVMRALKKSATVFLQSVAFKDQYVVNDFEDTYAENFLLDFYTTSHPYTPFAIGSMADKLGILHTNPILYYIPKQNALGEFNSNFGDGLYMVEERPADNHLDAKNFGNPTNIISTEDMLKNLHKDEKYSVDEKEYIKARLFDMLIGDWDRHSDQWRWAEHKIGDKVIYKPIPRDRDQAFAKYDGTLLSLLMNIPALRHMRTFKSKIDNVKWINREPYPMDLAFLKTAEEKDWVAQAKFIQENLTDKDIDEAFKSLPKEVQDETIEDIKQKLRSRKKDLQKYASTYFDVLSHTVMIAGTDKKDKFVINHNAKKSIEIQVFRIKKEGDELIYTKTVTDAKTSNLWIYGLDDSDVFQVIGDKKSSIKIRLIGGQNNDTYNIENGKRVIVYDFKSKNNTYNLDSKTRTQLTDDYDVNLYNYEKPKYNVVSGLPNIGYNPDDGVKVGFNLNYTVNNFKQNPYTQRHVLNGFYYFATGGLEFNYVAHFPGLLGKWVIDVESQYTTPNFAMNYFGYGNETKNNDDTFGMDYNRVRIQKFNVSGAVRHVGRYGSEFSVQPMLQQMRVEETDNRLIDTPGIINPIVFDSQVYGGMKVKYAFKNADFAAKPTLGVAFMISATWMANLDNTKQNFPTLESLLGFTHKIDHNGKLVLATLLKGKALLNNNYEFYQGATLGGDKDLRGYRNERFLGSSYFSQSSDLRFTIGKIQRTVAPLTYGILGGFDYGRIWLDGESSRKWHQDYGGGLWLNAINVLTARISYFKSPDEVGRVIFGAAYSF, from the coding sequence ATGAAATTGTTTTTGGATAATCATTTTATTACTAAGATTAAAACTTGTTCTATAGCAATAGTTGTATTGTTGCTTGTTTATTCCTGCGCGACGCATAAAGCGCAATATGGAAAAAATGTTAGTGCAAACCAAACGGAAAACGCAACTGATACTATAAAAATTGCCCACACTTTTTATTTAGTTGGTGATGCCGGAAATGCTGACGAAGAACAAGCGCAGCAAACACTGGAATTATTACATCAGAAGCTAAAAAAATCAAGTAAAAAAGCTACTTTATTATTTTTGGGAGATAATATTTATCCTAAAGGTTTTCCTGCAAATGACAATGCTTCGGATAAAGCTTTAGCAGAAACGAAGCTTAAAAATCAATTAAAATTGACGGAAGGTTTTAAAGGAAAAACAATCTTTATTCCCGGAAATCACGATTGGTACAACGGCATAAAAGGTCTGGAACGTCAGGCTGATTTTGTGACTAAATATCTTAATGACAAAAAAGCCTTTTTACCTCGTAAAAGCTGTCCAATTGAAGATGTAAAAATTGACAGCACAGCAACTTTGGTTACCATTGATAGCGAATGGTTTCTGGAAGATTGGGACAATCACCCCACTATAAACGATAATTGCGACATTAAAACCAGAGAAGACTTTTTTACGGAACTGGAAAGTATTTTAAATAAAAATCAGGAAAAAACGGTTGTTATTGCCATTCATCACCCTTTGATGAGTAATGGATCTCATGGTGGACAATATTCATTAGAGAAACAATTGTTCCCTTTAGAGCAAAAAATTCCGTTACCGGTAATTGGTTCTTTTATTAATTTATTGCGAAAAACTTCCGGTGCAAGTCCGCAGGATATTCAAAATAAACAATATACAATTTATGCCAAGAGAGTTAAAACGCTTTTACAGGCTCAGAAAAATGTAATTGTAGTTTCCGGACACGATCATAACTTGCAATACGTTAACAAAGAAAACATTAAACAAATTATTAGTGGCGCAGGATCAAAATCTGAAGCCGCAAGAGCAATAAATCCAACCGAATTCTCTTATGGAGGAAATGGATATGCAACACTTACTTTATTCAAAAGTGGTGACGCAAAAGTGACTTTCTTTGGAAATGAAAACAATAAAGAAAAAGAGCTTTTTGAGCATGAAATTATAAAAGCCAAAGAATTTAACTGGAAGCCAAATCCTTCTAATGATTTCCCACCAAAGATTACAACTTCTATCTATTCTGAGAAAATGACTCAAAAGAGTTTAGTTCATAAATTTTTATTCGGAAATCATTATCGAAAATATTACAGCTTGCCAATCGAAGCCAAAACCGCAACTCTTGACACTTTAATGGGCGGTTTAAAACCAATTCGCGAAGGCGGAGGACATCAATCTGTTTCATTACGAATGTCCGATCCTAAAGGAAGAGAATATGTAATGAGAGCGTTGAAAAAAAGTGCAACCGTGTTTTTGCAATCTGTAGCGTTTAAAGATCAATACGTTGTAAATGATTTTGAAGATACTTATGCCGAAAATTTCCTTCTTGACTTTTATACCACTTCTCATCCTTATACTCCTTTTGCAATTGGAAGCATGGCAGATAAATTAGGGATTTTGCACACAAATCCGATCTTATATTATATTCCGAAACAAAATGCTTTGGGAGAATTTAACTCGAATTTTGGAGATGGATTATATATGGTTGAAGAAAGACCGGCCGATAATCATTTGGATGCTAAAAACTTCGGAAATCCAACTAATATTATTAGTACGGAAGATATGCTGAAAAATCTTCATAAGGACGAAAAATATAGTGTTGATGAAAAAGAATATATAAAAGCGCGTTTGTTTGATATGCTTATTGGCGATTGGGACAGACATAGTGATCAGTGGCGTTGGGCAGAACATAAAATTGGAGATAAAGTTATTTACAAACCAATTCCGCGTGATCGCGATCAGGCTTTTGCCAAATATGACGGAACTTTACTTTCTCTTTTAATGAACATTCCGGCGTTGCGTCATATGCGAACTTTTAAAAGTAAAATCGACAACGTAAAATGGATTAACAGAGAACCTTATCCTATGGATTTGGCGTTCTTAAAAACTGCAGAAGAAAAAGACTGGGTTGCTCAGGCAAAATTTATTCAGGAGAATTTAACTGACAAAGATATTGACGAGGCTTTTAAAAGTCTGCCAAAAGAAGTTCAGGATGAAACTATTGAAGATATAAAGCAAAAACTGAGAAGTAGAAAAAAAGATCTTCAAAAATATGCTTCTACTTATTTTGATGTTTTAAGTCATACGGTAATGATTGCCGGAACGGATAAAAAAGACAAGTTTGTTATCAATCACAATGCAAAGAAAAGTATTGAAATTCAAGTTTTCAGGATTAAAAAAGAAGGTGACGAATTGATCTATACAAAAACCGTTACTGATGCAAAAACTTCAAATTTATGGATTTATGGTTTAGATGATTCTGATGTTTTCCAAGTAATTGGAGATAAAAAATCAAGCATAAAAATTCGTTTAATTGGTGGTCAAAACAATGATACTTATAATATCGAAAACGGAAAAAGAGTAATAGTTTATGATTTCAAATCAAAAAATAATACTTACAATCTTGATTCTAAAACAAGAACTCAGCTAACGGATGATTATGATGTGAACTTGTATAATTATGAAAAACCTAAATATAATGTAGTTTCAGGACTTCCGAATATTGGATATAATCCTGATGATGGCGTAAAAGTAGGTTTCAACTTAAATTATACGGTTAATAATTTCAAACAGAATCCTTATACACAAAGACATGTTTTAAATGGTTTCTATTATTTTGCAACTGGAGGTTTGGAATTTAATTACGTTGCACATTTTCCGGGATTATTAGGTAAATGGGTTATTGATGTTGAATCACAATATACGACGCCAAATTTTGCAATGAATTATTTTGGTTACGGTAACGAAACTAAAAATAACGACGATACTTTTGGAATGGATTATAATCGTGTTCGTATTCAAAAGTTTAATGTTTCGGGTGCTGTTAGACATGTTGGGCGTTATGGAAGTGAATTTAGTGTTCAGCCAATGTTACAACAAATGCGAGTTGAAGAAACGGATAACCGATTGATAGACACTCCCGGCATTATAAACCCAATAGTTTTTGACAGTCAGGTTTATGGCGGAATGAAAGTAAAATATGCTTTTAAGAATGCCGATTTTGCTGCAAAACCAACACTTGGTGTCGCTTTTATGATTTCGGCAACATGGATGGCTAATTTAGATAACACTAAGCAAAACTTCCCAACACTGGAAAGTCTTTTAGGTTTTACACATAAAATTGATCATAACGGAAAATTAGTTTTAGCAACTCTTTTAAAAGGAAAAGCTCTTCTAAATAACAATTACGAATTCTATCAAGGTGCGACTTTAGGTGGTGACAAAGATCTACGTGGTTATAGGAATGAGCGCTTTTTAGGAAGTTCTTATTTCTCTCAAAGTTCTGATTTACGTTTTACTATTGGTAAAATTCAGCGCACTGTAGCTCCGTTAACTTACGGGATTTTAGGTGGGTTTGATTACGGAAGAATTTGGCTTGATGGCGAAAGTTCCAGAAAATGGCATCAGGATTATGGTGGCGGACTTTGGCTGAATGCGATCAACGTTTTAACAGCAAGAATCTCTTATTTTAAATCTCCTGATGAAGTAGGAAGAGTTATTTTTGGAGCAGCGTATAGTTTTTAA